In Microbacterium binotii, one DNA window encodes the following:
- a CDS encoding alpha/beta fold hydrolase, producing the protein MAYVTTEDGAEIYFKDWGSTDAQPIVFHHGWPLSSDDWDAQMLFFLSKGFRVIATDRRGHGRSSQIGTGHDMDHYASDVNAVVEHLDLHNAIHIGHSTGGGQVARYVAKYGEPQGRVAKAVLVSSVPPLMVQTDANPEGTPISVFDGFREALAANRAEFFEAVASGPFYGFNREGVTPSQPVIDNWWRQGMTGSALAHYLGIKAFSETDQTEDLKAITVPVFVIQGDDDQVVPYKDAALKQHELLQNSTLKIYEGYPHGMLTTHADVINPDILAFIQE; encoded by the coding sequence ATGGCTTACGTGACCACCGAAGACGGCGCAGAGATCTACTTCAAGGACTGGGGCAGCACCGACGCCCAGCCCATCGTGTTCCACCACGGCTGGCCCCTCTCGTCGGACGACTGGGACGCCCAGATGCTGTTCTTCCTCAGCAAGGGCTTCCGCGTCATCGCGACCGACCGCCGCGGACACGGCCGTTCCTCGCAGATCGGCACCGGCCACGACATGGATCACTACGCGAGCGATGTGAACGCGGTCGTCGAGCACCTCGACCTGCACAACGCGATCCACATCGGACACTCGACGGGCGGCGGCCAGGTGGCCCGCTACGTCGCGAAGTACGGCGAGCCCCAGGGCCGCGTCGCCAAGGCCGTGCTCGTGTCGTCCGTGCCGCCGCTCATGGTGCAGACCGACGCGAACCCCGAGGGCACGCCGATCTCGGTGTTCGACGGCTTCCGTGAGGCGCTCGCCGCCAACCGTGCCGAGTTCTTCGAGGCCGTCGCATCCGGTCCCTTCTACGGCTTCAACCGCGAGGGCGTCACGCCCTCGCAGCCAGTCATCGACAACTGGTGGCGCCAGGGCATGACCGGCAGCGCCCTCGCCCACTACCTGGGCATCAAGGCGTTCTCCGAGACCGACCAGACCGAGGACCTCAAGGCCATCACGGTTCCCGTGTTCGTCATCCAGGGCGACGACGACCAGGTCGTCCCGTACAAGGATGCGGCGCTCAAGCAGCACGAGCTGCTGCAGAACTCGACGCTGAAGATCTACGAGGGCTACCCGCACGGCATGCTGACCACGCACGCCGATGTCATCAACCCCGACATCCTGGCCTTCATCCAGGAGTGA